The Daucus carota subsp. sativus chromosome 7, DH1 v3.0, whole genome shotgun sequence genome window below encodes:
- the LOC108193189 gene encoding mitochondrial pyruvate carrier 1 translates to MASFKAFLNSPVGPKTTHFWGPIANWGFVISGLVDMQKPAENISGNMTGALCIYSGLFMRFAWMVQPRNYLLLACHASNETVQLYQFSRWAKSQGYLQGKDDKAVSQ, encoded by the exons ATGGCTTCTTTCAAGGCATTTTTGAACAGTCCAGTTGGCCCTAAAACAACTCATTTTTGGGGTCCTATAGCCAACTGGGGGTTTGTTATCTCT gGCCTGGTGGACATGCAGAAGCCAGCTGAAAATATATCAGGCAACATGACAGGAG CACTGTGCATATACTCTGGATTATTTATGAGATTTGCTTGGATGGTTCAGCCTCGCAACTATCTACTTCTTGCATGCCATGCCTCAAATGAGACTGTTCAATTGTACCAGTTCTCCCGTTGGGCAAAGAGTCAGGG GTACTTGCAAGGGAAGGACGACAAGGCTGTATCTCAGTGA
- the LOC108196418 gene encoding uncharacterized protein LOC108196418, which produces MVIPAHIVAEAISTLHGLDLRWSGPITPTEMNYVEQYVLAKYPEYSNALVEGGEKTELYDLCIKEEPAHLSPDDKRKSPRGGFRDSVAPTFGSNHPDLDKTQLEPSRLQDVLTKKSSFLGSFISIPEIQARNKVLKQCGLPDEEYLVIFTSNYKNAMMLVGESYPFFRGNYYMTIIKEGDDYIREFASYKESKVIAPPETWLDLRIRGSQLSQYFRRKSKHTPKGLFSYPADVDGTKYSMHWVSEAHRNSWHVLLDATAINVGEERMNLSLHRPDFVLCKPDNTNAHPSDITCLLIRRRSFDTGASV; this is translated from the coding sequence ATGGTGATTCCGGCTCATATAGTAGCAGAAGCAATTTCAACACTCCATGGTCTTGATTTAAGATGGTCAGGGCCTATCACACCTACGGAAATGAATTATGTTGAACAGTATGTTCTAGCCAAGTATCCAGAATACTCAAATGCGCTTGTTGAAGGAGGGGAAAAGACAGAACTTTATGATCTTTGCATCAAAGAAGAGCCTGCACATCTGTCGCCTGATGACAAGCGAAAATCTCCCAGAGGTGGTTTTAGGGATTCAGTGGCGCCAACATTTGGAAGCAACCATCCTGATTTAGACAAAACACAGTTAGAACCGTCAAGGCTTCAAGACGTTCTTACAAAGAAGTCGTCCTTTTTAGGAAGTTTCATCTCCATACCAGAAATTCAAGCCAGGAATAAAGTTTTGAAGCAGTGTGGATTACCTGATGAGGAGTACCTTGTTATCTTCACTTCAAATTACAAAAACGCAATGATGTTGGTTGGGGAGAGCTATCCCTTCTTCCGAGGGAATTACTACATGACAATTATTAAGGAAGGAGATGATTACATTAGAGAATTTGCAAGTTACAAGGAATCAAAAGTGATTGCACCACCGGAGACTTGGTTGGATTTGAGGATCCGTGGATCACAACTCAGCCAGTACTTCAGAAGGAAGAGTAAGCACACTCCAAAGGGTCTATTTTCATATCCAGCTGATGTAGATGGCACCAAATACTCTATGCATTGGGTTTCTGAAGCGCATAGGAATTCCTGGCATGTTCTGCTTGATGCCACTGCAATAAACGTGGGGGAGGAACGAATGAACCTGTCGCTCCACAGGCCAGATTTTGTTCTGTGCAAGCCTGACAATACTAATGCTCACCCTTCAGATATCACATGTCTGCTAATCAGGAGAAGATCTTTCGATACAGGAGCTTCAGTTTAA